From Toxorhynchites rutilus septentrionalis strain SRP chromosome 2, ASM2978413v1, whole genome shotgun sequence, a single genomic window includes:
- the LOC129768548 gene encoding uncharacterized protein LOC129768548, whose translation MWNCFVVLFPLFFGIDLTFSRISLETSTIDFKHLLEEELSKDSGCKISLNKDLSLKQPLFLVPGTTRYFTPIINTTDLLFHEGELIELFCTRGFADSKAHSIVTSCNGNDEFVYGDELYNISQLSCKSPAFHVAIRTDERCFNNGTLVKIGFELDTRFLQLYEVCFDEIVRRTHYVKHHLSPWNSRHQPTTRPYFIQGAFFPDTKISNLYTFETQKRTLGRILGSPERADALLDVKKDLFLARGHLAAKADFFFSHHQRASFWFINAAPQWQKFNAVNWQRVETGVRDLIARRNMHVTVYTGTYGVLELADANGDMKEIYLDFDPDGDDEGRVPVPKIYYKILHDEENDAGIVLVGVNNPHATLEEIEEGYIFCNDLSDRINWVQWKRDYIPGGYSYACDVNEFNAMTKHLPLPKISRLLV comes from the exons ATGTGGAACTGTTTTGTTGTTCTCTTCCCGCTGTTCTTCGGAATCGATTTGACTTTCTCGAGAATTTCACTGGAGACGTCGACAATTGACTTTAAGCACTTATTGGAGGAAGAACTCTCGAAGGACAGTG GCTGCAAGATATCTTTGAATAAAGATCTAAGCCTAAAGCAGCCACTGTTTCTTGTTCCGGGAACGACGAGATATTTCACGCCGATTATCAATACCACAGACCTACTGTTTCACGAGGGGGAACTGATAGAACTGTTTTGTACGCGTGGTTTTGCCGATTCTAAAGCACACTCAATCGTCACTTCATGCAACGGAAATGATGAGTTTGTTTACGGAGATGAACTCTACAACATATCACAGCTATCTTGCAAAAGCCCTGCTTTCCACGTTGCAATCCGGACCGATGAGCGCTGTTTCAACAATGGCACCCTAGTGAAGATCGGATTTGAACTGGACACAAGATTCCTACAGCTTTACGAGGTGTGTTTCGACGAGATAGTTCGCCGCACACATTACGTTAAACATCACCTGTCACCCTGGAATAGCAGACATCAACCCACCACCAGGCCTTACTTTATTCAGGGTGCTTTTTTTCCGGACACCAAAATATCCAATCTGTATACATTCGAAACTCAGAAGCGAACTTTGGGTAGAATCCTTGGGTCACCGGAACGTGCTGACGCTCTGTTGGATGTCAAGAAGGATCTCTTTCTCGCGCGCGGCCATTTGGCTGCGAAAGCGGACTTCTTTTTTAGCCACCATCAAAGGGCTAGCTTTTGGTTCATTAACGCAGCTCCTCAGTGGCAGaagttcaatgccgtcaacTGGCAGCGTGTCGAAACCGGAGTGAGGGATCTCATTGCTCGGCGAAATATGCATGTAACCGTTTACACGGGAACGTACGGAGTGCTGGAACTGGCAGACGCCAATGGAGATATGAAGGAGATCTATTTGGATTTCGATCCTGACGGAGACGATGAGGGACGGGTGCCGGTGCCGAAGATCTATTATAAAATTCTTCATGACGAGGAGAATGATGCTGGAATTGTGTTGGTGGGAGTGAACAATCCACACGCTACTTTGGAGGAGATCGAAGAGGGGTACATCTTTTGTAATGATCTTTCCGATAGAATCAATTGGGTGCAATGGAAACGGGATTATATCCCCGGTGGATATTCGTACGCTTGTGATGTGAACGAATTCAATGCTATGACGAAGCATCTTCCACTGCCGAAGATTTCGCGATTGCTAGTTTAG
- the LOC129765537 gene encoding uncharacterized protein LOC129765537: MHEISFSSNNDYIKAFITIQNGTFKSHHSTTVNVDLMVYQNVTSGMVVAVSLDFKTDGGYQRLVSTEIDFCAPGVSYADDPMLSILIETVKLYGNITITCPFFAEYYVLKEYPLDANKNIINLAPPGNFRVGVAAKHRVSRRKAIPVFNAIMDISIVADEGEDIEGAATADDDDEDLEDF, from the exons ATGCATGAGATAAGCTTTTCGAGTAACAATGACTACATAAAGGCGTTCATCACCATCCAGAACGGAACATTCAAATCACATCACAGTACCACTGTCAATGTGGATCTTATGGTATATCAGAACGTTACCAGCGGGATGGTTGTAGCTGTGTCCCTGGATTTCAAAACCGATGGCGGGTACCAGAGATTGGTTTCTACAGAAATAGATTTTTGCGCTCCGGGCGTCTCCTACGCGGATGATCCAATGTTAAGCATTTTGATCGAAACGGTGAAGCTCTACGGCAATATAACCATCACCTGTCCGTTCTTTGCG GAATATTATGTCCTCAAGGAATACCCACTTGATGCTAACAAAAACATCATCAACCTTGCGCCACCTGGAAATTTTCGCGTAGGCGTCGCAGCAAAGCATAGAGTATCTCGAAGGAAAGCTATTCCGGTCTTCAATGCCATAATGGATATTTCCATTGTTGCTGATGAGGGGGAAGATATCGAGGGTGCTGCCACTGCTGACGATGATGACGAGGATCTAGAAGATTTTTAG
- the LOC129765420 gene encoding uncharacterized protein LOC129765420 isoform X5, which yields MIIIEKTGNIISKQSESKLNTSQIDVGLKHQRKTLTNNRETLSVPENARIHSPSSDYESNNISLPVKSQKAVTNVSAIPPTVESKLSNENIQNALSEKKTFRDQQLQSRENHDHNRIEKYLKSASNALKSESSAQLESVTSGIIISSILSPESPLLSPILENTGSSVSKRGESNCKSSQSDVGLRHHRKTLTNNRKTLSVPEHAGIHSPSSRPMESQKEVLKVSAIPSAIVPTHPSDEDQSVPSEKKSFRDQDTQSKEDAPIGWKVIPYRKSHKTNIRNTSEEKNKSRRGKQNVYADSKTSEDYEENPKHRRCLPNPLNRTSTDPTDLVPLKREHSGKIHNSKNPKLYTTTGTNDRNRIVQKKQAENGYTDLKMKNPKRYERSPPKISNFPSPNQPNPMSLDIERTEKFGEDKGTVETQNRNTTVEENPKHRVSDPIISNRQSDHRSDHVPLGVESLGKSYNEVNSSNHMQSSKGHSKSHSSNVDSKKEATAMRVDKRDPASFKQINSKNGEIRSEVKPTPVLNKTLSKMCTGSYDKRRRNETTILKNVEKEAISQPNVDHAGKNSTVSTPADSLENYTPSGRLIDSVLRGRSSISLERRIIHSVTNATDKNDVQSLEITPVFFRGRPLSSSESVDLDSGEEISNSTRVNFGDSGYEKFKRTLRRGVRSSANTFQNVSAIEVNSISVPPLPESIGVISSNDAASSVENKKVAVSENVVQAVVKQPEQTSNRADSDKMDGKSSTVVIYKNSLGEKLILASDQREDSDYDYMTAWDTSDIMVIDDLRQFKTPIRTSKARNGNLSSPLVIERDGGGGSGISATTTASSNCEQRKWGEILQHHRSRRQQNAKHPLPLSGTTNDGITTINYGILEARGRRRNASASKSVEANDSGEKPAPRFYGAGTSGRSVGGNAAIQKATPACDPKKYVLNFRIKVPTEEKRQPNIGPRK from the exons ATGATTATAATAG AAAAAACTGGGAATATAATTTCAAAGCAAAGTGAATCGAAGCTTAATACATCCCAAATTGATGTTGGTTTGAAACATCAACGAAAAACTTTAACCAACAATCGCGAAACGCTATCTGTTCCCGAGAACGCTAGGATACATAGCCCAAGTAGTGATTATGAGTCGAACAATATCAGCCTACCAGTGAAATCACAAAAAGCAGTAACAAATGTATCAGCAATTCCACCTACGGTTGAGTCCAAACTGTcgaatgaaaacattcaaaatgCTCTATCTGAGAAGAAAACATTTCGTGATCAACAGCTACAATCCCGGGAGAACCATGATCATAATAG aattgaaaaatatttgaagtCTGCGTCCAATGCATTGAAGTCTGAAAGTTCGGCTCAGTTGGAAAGTGTCACAAGTGGAATAATCATTTCAAGCATTTTATCACCCGAAAGTCCTCTTTTATCTCCGATACTAGAAAACACTGGGAGTAGTGTCTCAAAGCGGGGTGAATCAAATTGTAAATCATCCCAAAGTGATGTTGGTTTGAGACATCATCGAAAAACTTTAACCAACAATCGCAAAACATTATCAGTTCCCGAGCATGCTGGGATACATAGCCCGAGTAGTCGACCGATGGAATCCCAGAAAGAAGTGCTAAAGGTATCAGCAATTCCATCTGCGATTGTGCCCACACATCCGAGTGATGAGGACCAAAGTGTTCCTTCTGAGAAGAAATCATTTCGTGACCAAGACACACAATCTAAGGAAG ATGCACCTATTGGTTGGAAAGTTATTCCTTACAGAAAGTCACACAAAACAAACATTAGGAATACATCTGAAGAAA AGAACAAATCTAGGAGGGGTAAACAAAATGTCTATGCCGATTCGAAAACGAGTGAAGATTACGAAG aaaatccaAAACATCGACGATGTCTTCCAAATCCTTTAAATCGTACGTCTACCGACCCAACAGATCTTGTACCTCTAAAAAGAGAACATTCTGGGAAAATCCATAACAGCAAGAACCCAAAACTTTATACGACGACTGGAACAAACGATAGGAACCGAATTGTTCAAA AAAAACAAGCCGAGAACGGTTATACCGATttgaaaatga AGAATCCAAAACGATATGAACGATCCCCtccaaaaatatcaaactttccATCTCCTAACCAACCAAATCCTATGAGTTTGGACATAGAACGTACTGAGAAATTTGGCGAGGACAAAGGAACGGTTGAAACACAAAATAGGAATACAACTGTTGAAG aGAATCCCAAACATAGAGTGTCAGATCCCATAATTTCAAATCGACAATCTGATCACCGGTCTGACCATGTGCCCTTGGGAGTGGAATCTCTTGGAAAATCTTATAACGAAGTGAATTCATCAAATCATATGCAATCATCAAAAG GCCATTCTAAATCACATTCTTCAAACGTGGACTCGAAAAAGGAAGCTACCGCCATGAGGGTCGATAAAAGAG ATCCAGCATCATTCAAACAGATCAATTCGAAAAATGGTGAAATCAGAAGCGAAGTAAAGCCAACACCGGTTTTGAACAAAA CGCTTTCAAAAATGTGTACTGGGTCGTATGATAAAAGACGTAGAAACGAAACCACAATACTGAAAAATGTTGAGAAAG AAGCGATATCTCAACCAAATGTTGACCATGCAGGGAAGAATTCCACTGTGTCAACGCCAGCCGATTCTCTGGAAAACTACACGCCGAGTGGCAGATTGATTGATTCGGTGTTACGTGGGCGCAGTAGTATCTCTTTGGAGCGTCGAATAATACATTCTGTAACCAACGCAACAGATAAGAACGATGTGCAATCTTTGGAAATCACTCCCGTATTTTTTAGAG GTCGTCCATTatcatcatctgaatcggtagaTTTAGACTCCGGTGAAGAAATATCGAATTCAACCCGAGTCAACTTCGGTGACTCAGGATATGAGAAGTTCAAAAGAACCCTTCGTAGAGGAGTGCGTTCTTcggcgaatacgtttcagaacGTTAGTGCTATAGAAGTAAACTCCATATCAGTTCCTCCACTTCCGGAATCTATTGGAGTTATTTCATCGAATGATGCCGCGAGCAGTGTTGAGAACAAAAAAG TTGCGGTTAGCGAGAATGTCGTGCAAGCTGTCGTGAAGCAGCCGGAACAAACGAGTAACCGGGCCGACAGCGATAAAATGGATGGAAAGAGTTCAACAGTCGTCatttataaaaattcactgGGCGAAAAGTTAATTTTGGCGAGCGACCAGAGGGAGGACAGTGATTACGATTACATGACTGCATGGGACACCAGTGACATAATGGTTATCGACGATTTGCGTCAATTTAAAACACCAATTAGGACATCGAAAGCGAGAAATGGAAACCTATCCTCTCCGTTAGTGATTGAAAGAGACGGTGGTGGTGGCAGTGGGATCTCTGCCACTACGACCGCCAGCAGTAATTGCGAGCAAAGGAAGTGGGGAGAGATCCTACAGCATCACCGAAGCAGGCGGCAGCAAAACGCAAAGCATCCTTTGCCCCTATCGGGAACAACTAACGACGGGATAACGACGATAAATT ATGGAATACTTGAAGCGAGAGGACGAAGAAGGAATGCTAGTGCTAGTAAGTCAGTTGAAGCGAATGATAGTGGCGAAAAGCCTGCTCCTCGATTCTATGGGGCTGGAACGTCTGGCAGGAGCGTTGGTGGAAATGCCGCTATTCAGAAAGCAACGCCCGCGTGTGATCCAAAGAAGTACGTGCTTAACTTTAGGATTAAGGTACCAACAGAGGAAAAGAGGCAGCCGAATATTGGTCCCAGGAAGTAA
- the LOC129765420 gene encoding uncharacterized protein LOC129765420 isoform X4: protein MIIIEKTGNIISKQSESKLNTSQIDVGLKHQRKTLTNNRETLSVPENARIHSPSSDYESNNISLPVKSQKAVTNVSAIPPTVESKLSNENIQNALSEKKTFRDQQLQSRENHDHNRIEKYLKSASNALKSESSAQLESVTSGIIISSILSPESPLLSPILENTGSSVSKRGESNCKSSQSDVGLRHHRKTLTNNRKTLSVPEHAGIHSPSSRPMESQKEVLKVSAIPSAIVPTHPSDEDQSVPSEKKSFRDQDTQSKEDAPIGWKVIPYRKSHKTNIRNTSEEKNKSRRGKQNVYADSKTSEDYEENPKHRRCLPNPLNRTSTDPTDLVPLKREHSGKIHNSKNPKLYTTTGTNDRNRIVQKNPKRYERSPPKISNFPSPNQPNPMSLDIERTEKFGEDKGTVETQNRNTTVEGKQSAKGKYSVYVYSKTIDDLKENPKHRVSDPIISNRQSDHRSDHVPLGVESLGKSYNEVNSSNHMQSSKGHSKSHSSNVDSKKEATAMRVDKRDPASFKQINSKNGEIRSEVKPTPVLNKTLSKMCTGSYDKRRRNETTILKNVEKEAISQPNVDHAGKNSTVSTPADSLENYTPSGRLIDSVLRGRSSISLERRIIHSVTNATDKNDVQSLEITPVFFRGRPLSSSESVDLDSGEEISNSTRVNFGDSGYEKFKRTLRRGVRSSANTFQNVSAIEVNSISVPPLPESIGVISSNDAASSVENKKVAVSENVVQAVVKQPEQTSNRADSDKMDGKSSTVVIYKNSLGEKLILASDQREDSDYDYMTAWDTSDIMVIDDLRQFKTPIRTSKARNGNLSSPLVIERDGGGGSGISATTTASSNCEQRKWGEILQHHRSRRQQNAKHPLPLSGTTNDGITTINYGILEARGRRRNASASKSVEANDSGEKPAPRFYGAGTSGRSVGGNAAIQKATPACDPKKYVLNFRIKVPTEEKRQPNIGPRK from the exons ATGATTATAATAG AAAAAACTGGGAATATAATTTCAAAGCAAAGTGAATCGAAGCTTAATACATCCCAAATTGATGTTGGTTTGAAACATCAACGAAAAACTTTAACCAACAATCGCGAAACGCTATCTGTTCCCGAGAACGCTAGGATACATAGCCCAAGTAGTGATTATGAGTCGAACAATATCAGCCTACCAGTGAAATCACAAAAAGCAGTAACAAATGTATCAGCAATTCCACCTACGGTTGAGTCCAAACTGTcgaatgaaaacattcaaaatgCTCTATCTGAGAAGAAAACATTTCGTGATCAACAGCTACAATCCCGGGAGAACCATGATCATAATAG aattgaaaaatatttgaagtCTGCGTCCAATGCATTGAAGTCTGAAAGTTCGGCTCAGTTGGAAAGTGTCACAAGTGGAATAATCATTTCAAGCATTTTATCACCCGAAAGTCCTCTTTTATCTCCGATACTAGAAAACACTGGGAGTAGTGTCTCAAAGCGGGGTGAATCAAATTGTAAATCATCCCAAAGTGATGTTGGTTTGAGACATCATCGAAAAACTTTAACCAACAATCGCAAAACATTATCAGTTCCCGAGCATGCTGGGATACATAGCCCGAGTAGTCGACCGATGGAATCCCAGAAAGAAGTGCTAAAGGTATCAGCAATTCCATCTGCGATTGTGCCCACACATCCGAGTGATGAGGACCAAAGTGTTCCTTCTGAGAAGAAATCATTTCGTGACCAAGACACACAATCTAAGGAAG ATGCACCTATTGGTTGGAAAGTTATTCCTTACAGAAAGTCACACAAAACAAACATTAGGAATACATCTGAAGAAA AGAACAAATCTAGGAGGGGTAAACAAAATGTCTATGCCGATTCGAAAACGAGTGAAGATTACGAAG aaaatccaAAACATCGACGATGTCTTCCAAATCCTTTAAATCGTACGTCTACCGACCCAACAGATCTTGTACCTCTAAAAAGAGAACATTCTGGGAAAATCCATAACAGCAAGAACCCAAAACTTTATACGACGACTGGAACAAACGATAGGAACCGAATTGTTCAAA AGAATCCAAAACGATATGAACGATCCCCtccaaaaatatcaaactttccATCTCCTAACCAACCAAATCCTATGAGTTTGGACATAGAACGTACTGAGAAATTTGGCGAGGACAAAGGAACGGTTGAAACACAAAATAGGAATACAACTGTTGAAG GAAAACAATCCGCGAAGGGAAAATACAGTGTTTACGTCTATTCGAAAACGATAGACGATCTCAAAG aGAATCCCAAACATAGAGTGTCAGATCCCATAATTTCAAATCGACAATCTGATCACCGGTCTGACCATGTGCCCTTGGGAGTGGAATCTCTTGGAAAATCTTATAACGAAGTGAATTCATCAAATCATATGCAATCATCAAAAG GCCATTCTAAATCACATTCTTCAAACGTGGACTCGAAAAAGGAAGCTACCGCCATGAGGGTCGATAAAAGAG ATCCAGCATCATTCAAACAGATCAATTCGAAAAATGGTGAAATCAGAAGCGAAGTAAAGCCAACACCGGTTTTGAACAAAA CGCTTTCAAAAATGTGTACTGGGTCGTATGATAAAAGACGTAGAAACGAAACCACAATACTGAAAAATGTTGAGAAAG AAGCGATATCTCAACCAAATGTTGACCATGCAGGGAAGAATTCCACTGTGTCAACGCCAGCCGATTCTCTGGAAAACTACACGCCGAGTGGCAGATTGATTGATTCGGTGTTACGTGGGCGCAGTAGTATCTCTTTGGAGCGTCGAATAATACATTCTGTAACCAACGCAACAGATAAGAACGATGTGCAATCTTTGGAAATCACTCCCGTATTTTTTAGAG GTCGTCCATTatcatcatctgaatcggtagaTTTAGACTCCGGTGAAGAAATATCGAATTCAACCCGAGTCAACTTCGGTGACTCAGGATATGAGAAGTTCAAAAGAACCCTTCGTAGAGGAGTGCGTTCTTcggcgaatacgtttcagaacGTTAGTGCTATAGAAGTAAACTCCATATCAGTTCCTCCACTTCCGGAATCTATTGGAGTTATTTCATCGAATGATGCCGCGAGCAGTGTTGAGAACAAAAAAG TTGCGGTTAGCGAGAATGTCGTGCAAGCTGTCGTGAAGCAGCCGGAACAAACGAGTAACCGGGCCGACAGCGATAAAATGGATGGAAAGAGTTCAACAGTCGTCatttataaaaattcactgGGCGAAAAGTTAATTTTGGCGAGCGACCAGAGGGAGGACAGTGATTACGATTACATGACTGCATGGGACACCAGTGACATAATGGTTATCGACGATTTGCGTCAATTTAAAACACCAATTAGGACATCGAAAGCGAGAAATGGAAACCTATCCTCTCCGTTAGTGATTGAAAGAGACGGTGGTGGTGGCAGTGGGATCTCTGCCACTACGACCGCCAGCAGTAATTGCGAGCAAAGGAAGTGGGGAGAGATCCTACAGCATCACCGAAGCAGGCGGCAGCAAAACGCAAAGCATCCTTTGCCCCTATCGGGAACAACTAACGACGGGATAACGACGATAAATT ATGGAATACTTGAAGCGAGAGGACGAAGAAGGAATGCTAGTGCTAGTAAGTCAGTTGAAGCGAATGATAGTGGCGAAAAGCCTGCTCCTCGATTCTATGGGGCTGGAACGTCTGGCAGGAGCGTTGGTGGAAATGCCGCTATTCAGAAAGCAACGCCCGCGTGTGATCCAAAGAAGTACGTGCTTAACTTTAGGATTAAGGTACCAACAGAGGAAAAGAGGCAGCCGAATATTGGTCCCAGGAAGTAA
- the LOC129765420 gene encoding uncharacterized protein LOC129765420 isoform X3, protein MIIIEKTGNIISKQSESKLNTSQIDVGLKHQRKTLTNNRETLSVPENARIHSPSSDYESNNISLPVKSQKAVTNVSAIPPTVESKLSNENIQNALSEKKTFRDQQLQSRENHDHNRIEKYLKSASNALKSESSAQLESVTSGIIISSILSPESPLLSPILENTGSSVSKRGESNCKSSQSDVGLRHHRKTLTNNRKTLSVPEHAGIHSPSSRPMESQKEVLKVSAIPSAIVPTHPSDEDQSVPSEKKSFRDQDTQSKEDAPIGWKVIPYRKSHKTNIRNTSEEKNKSRRGKQNVYADSKTSEDYEENPKHRRCLPNPLNRTSTDPTDLVPLKREHSGKIHNSKNPKLYTTTGTNDRNRIVQKKQAENGYTDLKMKNPKRYERSPPKISNFPSPNQPNPMSLDIERTEKFGEDKGTVETQNRNTTVEGKQSAKGKYSVYVYSKTIDDLKENPKHRVSDPIISNRQSDHRSDHVPLGVESLGKSYNEVNSSNHMQSSKGHSKSHSSNVDSKKEATAMRVDKRDPASFKQINSKNGEIRSEVKPTPVLNKTLSKMCTGSYDKRRRNETTILKNVEKEAISQPNVDHAGKNSTVSTPADSLENYTPSGRLIDSVLRGRSSISLERRIIHSVTNATDKNDVQSLEITPVFFRGRPLSSSESVDLDSGEEISNSTRVNFGDSGYEKFKRTLRRGVRSSANTFQNVSAIEVNSISVPPLPESIGVISSNDAASSVENKKVAVSENVVQAVVKQPEQTSNRADSDKMDGKSSTVVIYKNSLGEKLILASDQREDSDYDYMTAWDTSDIMVIDDLRQFKTPIRTSKARNGNLSSPLVIERDGGGGSGISATTTASSNCEQRKWGEILQHHRSRRQQNAKHPLPLSGTTNDGITTINYGILEARGRRRNASASKSVEANDSGEKPAPRFYGAGTSGRSVGGNAAIQKATPACDPKKYVLNFRIKVPTEEKRQPNIGPRK, encoded by the exons ATGATTATAATAG AAAAAACTGGGAATATAATTTCAAAGCAAAGTGAATCGAAGCTTAATACATCCCAAATTGATGTTGGTTTGAAACATCAACGAAAAACTTTAACCAACAATCGCGAAACGCTATCTGTTCCCGAGAACGCTAGGATACATAGCCCAAGTAGTGATTATGAGTCGAACAATATCAGCCTACCAGTGAAATCACAAAAAGCAGTAACAAATGTATCAGCAATTCCACCTACGGTTGAGTCCAAACTGTcgaatgaaaacattcaaaatgCTCTATCTGAGAAGAAAACATTTCGTGATCAACAGCTACAATCCCGGGAGAACCATGATCATAATAG aattgaaaaatatttgaagtCTGCGTCCAATGCATTGAAGTCTGAAAGTTCGGCTCAGTTGGAAAGTGTCACAAGTGGAATAATCATTTCAAGCATTTTATCACCCGAAAGTCCTCTTTTATCTCCGATACTAGAAAACACTGGGAGTAGTGTCTCAAAGCGGGGTGAATCAAATTGTAAATCATCCCAAAGTGATGTTGGTTTGAGACATCATCGAAAAACTTTAACCAACAATCGCAAAACATTATCAGTTCCCGAGCATGCTGGGATACATAGCCCGAGTAGTCGACCGATGGAATCCCAGAAAGAAGTGCTAAAGGTATCAGCAATTCCATCTGCGATTGTGCCCACACATCCGAGTGATGAGGACCAAAGTGTTCCTTCTGAGAAGAAATCATTTCGTGACCAAGACACACAATCTAAGGAAG ATGCACCTATTGGTTGGAAAGTTATTCCTTACAGAAAGTCACACAAAACAAACATTAGGAATACATCTGAAGAAA AGAACAAATCTAGGAGGGGTAAACAAAATGTCTATGCCGATTCGAAAACGAGTGAAGATTACGAAG aaaatccaAAACATCGACGATGTCTTCCAAATCCTTTAAATCGTACGTCTACCGACCCAACAGATCTTGTACCTCTAAAAAGAGAACATTCTGGGAAAATCCATAACAGCAAGAACCCAAAACTTTATACGACGACTGGAACAAACGATAGGAACCGAATTGTTCAAA AAAAACAAGCCGAGAACGGTTATACCGATttgaaaatga AGAATCCAAAACGATATGAACGATCCCCtccaaaaatatcaaactttccATCTCCTAACCAACCAAATCCTATGAGTTTGGACATAGAACGTACTGAGAAATTTGGCGAGGACAAAGGAACGGTTGAAACACAAAATAGGAATACAACTGTTGAAG GAAAACAATCCGCGAAGGGAAAATACAGTGTTTACGTCTATTCGAAAACGATAGACGATCTCAAAG aGAATCCCAAACATAGAGTGTCAGATCCCATAATTTCAAATCGACAATCTGATCACCGGTCTGACCATGTGCCCTTGGGAGTGGAATCTCTTGGAAAATCTTATAACGAAGTGAATTCATCAAATCATATGCAATCATCAAAAG GCCATTCTAAATCACATTCTTCAAACGTGGACTCGAAAAAGGAAGCTACCGCCATGAGGGTCGATAAAAGAG ATCCAGCATCATTCAAACAGATCAATTCGAAAAATGGTGAAATCAGAAGCGAAGTAAAGCCAACACCGGTTTTGAACAAAA CGCTTTCAAAAATGTGTACTGGGTCGTATGATAAAAGACGTAGAAACGAAACCACAATACTGAAAAATGTTGAGAAAG AAGCGATATCTCAACCAAATGTTGACCATGCAGGGAAGAATTCCACTGTGTCAACGCCAGCCGATTCTCTGGAAAACTACACGCCGAGTGGCAGATTGATTGATTCGGTGTTACGTGGGCGCAGTAGTATCTCTTTGGAGCGTCGAATAATACATTCTGTAACCAACGCAACAGATAAGAACGATGTGCAATCTTTGGAAATCACTCCCGTATTTTTTAGAG GTCGTCCATTatcatcatctgaatcggtagaTTTAGACTCCGGTGAAGAAATATCGAATTCAACCCGAGTCAACTTCGGTGACTCAGGATATGAGAAGTTCAAAAGAACCCTTCGTAGAGGAGTGCGTTCTTcggcgaatacgtttcagaacGTTAGTGCTATAGAAGTAAACTCCATATCAGTTCCTCCACTTCCGGAATCTATTGGAGTTATTTCATCGAATGATGCCGCGAGCAGTGTTGAGAACAAAAAAG TTGCGGTTAGCGAGAATGTCGTGCAAGCTGTCGTGAAGCAGCCGGAACAAACGAGTAACCGGGCCGACAGCGATAAAATGGATGGAAAGAGTTCAACAGTCGTCatttataaaaattcactgGGCGAAAAGTTAATTTTGGCGAGCGACCAGAGGGAGGACAGTGATTACGATTACATGACTGCATGGGACACCAGTGACATAATGGTTATCGACGATTTGCGTCAATTTAAAACACCAATTAGGACATCGAAAGCGAGAAATGGAAACCTATCCTCTCCGTTAGTGATTGAAAGAGACGGTGGTGGTGGCAGTGGGATCTCTGCCACTACGACCGCCAGCAGTAATTGCGAGCAAAGGAAGTGGGGAGAGATCCTACAGCATCACCGAAGCAGGCGGCAGCAAAACGCAAAGCATCCTTTGCCCCTATCGGGAACAACTAACGACGGGATAACGACGATAAATT ATGGAATACTTGAAGCGAGAGGACGAAGAAGGAATGCTAGTGCTAGTAAGTCAGTTGAAGCGAATGATAGTGGCGAAAAGCCTGCTCCTCGATTCTATGGGGCTGGAACGTCTGGCAGGAGCGTTGGTGGAAATGCCGCTATTCAGAAAGCAACGCCCGCGTGTGATCCAAAGAAGTACGTGCTTAACTTTAGGATTAAGGTACCAACAGAGGAAAAGAGGCAGCCGAATATTGGTCCCAGGAAGTAA